A window of Streptomyces sp. NBC_01224 genomic DNA:
AGAGCAGCCACGCCTGCGGGTCGACCTCGGTGGCCTTCGCCTCGACGGGGTGTGCGGCGTACCCCCGGCGCAGCACGGCGCCCGTGTCCGTATCGCAGACGACGATGTGTGTGAAGGCGGAAGAACTGTCCAAGCCGGCGACTATGCCCATGCCCAAGATTCTGCCGCACCGCCGGAGCGTTTCCGTACCGGTGGCGCGGCAGTGGGCGGGCGGCCCCCGACTAGGTGTTGGTGGTGCCCCAGTCGTCCTCGCCGTTCTGGCCGCGGTCCCGCAGCGAGCGCACCCGGTCGGCCACCGAGGCGGGCATCTTGTCGCCGACCTTGTCGCTGACCGCGTGGTAAGCCTTGCCGGCCAGATCGCGGCCGCTCTGTGCCGCGGACTCGGCGGTATTGCGCACGGCCGGATTCTGGGCGAACTGACGTGCGGACTTCTTCAGCTGCTCGTAACGCTCGCGCCCGGCCCGCGTGCCGATCACGTATCCGAGGGCCAGTCCGGCGATGAACGTGAGCCGGTACCGCATGGCTGCCACCCTTCCTTGCTCAGTGCGACGTGTGCTGCCCGCCTACCCGCGGGCATCCGAGATCACCCCGGGCGATACCGATTGGCAAAGCACCCCCCTGCTTGCGCTAATGTATGTGTCGCAGCGAACGCGCGCCGCCCGGCAGGAGCCAGGCAGGTAGGGTTCGGTGCAAACGCAGCAATCCCCTGTAGCTCAATTGGCAGAGCAGCCGGCTGTTAACCGGCAGGTTACTGGTTCGAGTCCAGTCGGGGGAGCGCGATCCCCTGTAGCTCAATTGGCAGAGCATTCGGCTGTTAACCGGAGGGTTACTGGTTCGAGTCCAGTCGGGGGAGCGGAACGGAAGAGGACCCTGCGGGGTCCTCTTTCGCGTGCCCGTCGCCGGCCCTTCGCCGTGGTGCGTGTGGGGTGCACGTGACTCTTTCGCGTCTACTTCGCTCCGTTCGGAACCGGGCAGGGACCAGCGAAGTCTTCATGGTCATGCGAAGCCGGCCATCCGGAGCGAGAGATCGTATGACCGGCTATGCTGCGGCAGACGGCGCGCACACTTGTACGCGCCGCGCCGAAAAGGGGCGGTAGCTCAGCCGGTTAGAGCAGCGGACTCATAATCCGTCGGCCGTGGGTTCGAGTCCCACCCGCCCCACTGTCGCTGTTCCCGGCAGAAACGTTATGACCTGTGCATATGCAGGCAGCAGGGCCCTCACGGATTCCGTGAGGGCCCTCACCATAGCCCCGGACCAAGATCAAGTGGCCGCGCCGCGTCCCGGCGCGTCGCCCGCCGGATCTCTCGTGCCGTCAGGGTCCGGGCGGGCAGACTCGATTGCGCGCGACGGAGCGCGGCCGCAAAGCGTCCGTCAGGCCCGTGCCGCCCATGAGGCCGGCTTCTTCAGGCTCTGTTGGTGAGCATTGCCATGGGCAAAGGTGGCCAGTCGCTGAAGGGCGGTCGGCGCCCTGGCTCCGGGGGTGTCCAGAGAGTCACTCATGGCAACGCTCTGAAGGTTTGCGGTATTTCGTGACTTTCATCCGAATCGTGGCTTGTACGACTTGTTGGTCGTAGGGGGTAGTCGTAATGTCGGTAGTGCCGCAGCAAGAACCAGGAGCGGCATGGATACCTTCCAAAGGAGACGAAGATGAACGTACGCAGCATCTTCGACCACAGGGGCGGGGACCACGACGGTGACGGTGGCTACGGCTACGGACGCGGCTTCGGACGCGGACGCGGCGGAGGCGGCGGCTACGGACGCGGCTTCGGACGCGGACGTGGCGGCTTCGGACGCGGCGGACGTGGCGGACGCGGCGGTTACGGCCGTGGCGGCGGCGGTGGGTGGGGTTACTGACCCGACACCCCCGACACCATCCCCTAAACGAGGCAGGCTCGCGCTACGGCGCGGGCCTCGCCGTTTGGGGGTCCGCGCCTATGGAGATGGTCCATAGTCCGAGCACCTCTGTGACGTGACGCCCATGCGCCTCCGCAGCTCATCCCGGCGCCCAGCGCCCCCCGAAGAGACTCCTCAGGACTCGGTGACGGATGTTCCGATCCGCACGGATCCCATCAGCATCGTCGTGGCGTTCCGGCGCTTCTGGCCACTGACCAAGGGCGACCGGCGCTGGCTCATCCTCATTTTCCTGTGCGCCGTCCTGGCCGCCATCGCCGAGACCATCACGGTCCTGCTCTTCGCCAAACTCACCGACACCGCTCTGCAGACCGGCTCCGTCA
This region includes:
- a CDS encoding YtxH domain-containing protein, yielding MRYRLTFIAGLALGYVIGTRAGRERYEQLKKSARQFAQNPAVRNTAESAAQSGRDLAGKAYHAVSDKVGDKMPASVADRVRSLRDRGQNGEDDWGTTNT